The following proteins are co-located in the Microbacterium immunditiarum genome:
- a CDS encoding acyl-ACP--UDP-N- acetylglucosamine O-acyltransferase: MTSNRIHPSAVISDAVELGAGVTVGPNAVILGPAEIADRVWIGPGVVIGTPPEIADRVQNAAWTGEVMHTGVRIGEGTVIRELTTIHQGSHRTTTIGSNCWILNSSYVAHDCLIGDGVTISAGTRLGGHVIVGDIANLGMSVVVHQHRVIGAGAMVGMGTPITRDVPPFTKAYGNPPRLHGVNEYALRRLSYDDETIDRVRDSLLAADPSVLAGGLAAAPVREWLELAQREALTVMGVEE, from the coding sequence ATGACCTCGAACCGGATCCATCCGTCCGCCGTCATCAGCGACGCCGTCGAACTCGGCGCGGGTGTGACCGTGGGACCGAACGCCGTCATCCTCGGACCCGCCGAGATTGCCGACCGCGTCTGGATCGGTCCCGGCGTCGTGATAGGAACGCCGCCCGAGATCGCGGACCGCGTACAGAACGCAGCGTGGACCGGCGAAGTGATGCACACCGGTGTCCGAATCGGCGAGGGCACCGTCATCCGTGAACTGACGACCATCCACCAGGGAAGCCACCGCACGACGACGATCGGCTCGAACTGCTGGATCCTCAATTCGTCGTACGTGGCCCACGACTGCCTCATCGGCGACGGCGTGACGATCTCGGCCGGCACTCGGCTCGGCGGCCACGTCATCGTCGGCGATATCGCGAATCTCGGGATGTCGGTGGTCGTCCACCAGCACCGCGTCATCGGGGCCGGCGCCATGGTCGGGATGGGAACGCCCATCACGAGAGACGTCCCGCCCTTCACGAAGGCGTACGGGAACCCGCCCCGACTGCACGGCGTCAACGAATACGCCCTGCGCCGACTGTCGTACGACGACGAGACGATCGACCGCGTCCGCGACTCGCTCCTGGCAGCCGACCCCTCCGTCCTCGCAGGCGGGCTGGCGGCGGCTCCCGTGCGCGAGTGGCTCGAGCTCGCCCAGCGCGAAGCGCTGACGGTGATGGGAGTCGAGGAGTGA
- the lhgO gene encoding L-2-hydroxyglutarate oxidase, whose product MTTVVVGAGIVGLAVARALARSGEHVIVIEKEAGVARHQTGRNSGVIHSGLYYTPGSFKARMCVAGGASMKQYAAEHGIAHEITGKLVVATHEAQLEKLAVLEQRAIANGVPARRITSDEAHKYEPGVRCVAALRVESTGIIDYTGVCLALANEITAAGGELRFSTKLLRAASGDDGVVVEADAGPVRADYLINCAGLHSDTVAKLCGVEPDVRIIPFRGEYYTVAPPSADLVRGLIYPVPDPRFPFLGVHLTKMVDGSIHAGPNAVFAFAREGYRWRDINVADLWRSATWPGLWRLGAKYAGTAYGEARRSLSRAEFARSLSELVPGITAADLVPAKSGVRAQAMRRDGSLVDDFEFQRGPRQFHVLNAPSPAATAALEIADMVLAEARKGVA is encoded by the coding sequence GTGACCACCGTCGTCGTGGGGGCCGGCATCGTCGGCCTGGCTGTGGCTCGCGCGCTGGCACGGTCCGGCGAGCACGTCATCGTCATCGAGAAGGAGGCCGGCGTCGCCCGACACCAGACGGGCCGCAACTCCGGCGTCATCCACTCCGGCCTCTACTACACGCCCGGGTCGTTCAAGGCCCGCATGTGCGTGGCCGGCGGGGCGTCGATGAAGCAGTACGCCGCCGAGCACGGCATCGCCCACGAGATCACGGGCAAGCTGGTCGTCGCGACGCATGAGGCGCAGCTCGAGAAGCTCGCCGTCCTCGAGCAGCGGGCGATCGCGAACGGCGTTCCCGCGCGGCGGATCACGAGCGACGAGGCGCACAAGTACGAGCCGGGTGTGCGCTGCGTCGCGGCGCTCCGCGTCGAGTCGACCGGAATCATCGATTACACGGGTGTGTGCCTCGCCCTCGCCAACGAGATCACGGCGGCGGGTGGAGAGCTGCGGTTCTCGACGAAGCTCCTGCGCGCGGCATCCGGCGACGACGGCGTCGTGGTGGAGGCGGATGCCGGGCCGGTCCGCGCCGACTACCTGATCAACTGCGCCGGGCTACACAGCGACACCGTCGCGAAGCTGTGCGGCGTCGAGCCGGATGTGCGCATCATCCCGTTCCGCGGCGAGTACTACACTGTCGCTCCCCCGAGCGCCGACCTCGTGCGCGGGCTCATCTACCCGGTCCCCGATCCGCGCTTCCCGTTCCTCGGCGTGCATCTCACCAAGATGGTCGACGGCTCGATCCACGCCGGCCCGAACGCCGTGTTCGCTTTCGCGCGCGAGGGCTACCGCTGGCGCGACATCAACGTCGCGGACCTGTGGCGGTCGGCTACGTGGCCGGGCCTCTGGCGCCTCGGGGCGAAGTACGCCGGCACGGCCTATGGCGAGGCCCGCCGCTCGTTGTCGCGGGCGGAGTTCGCCCGCAGTCTGTCCGAGCTTGTGCCCGGGATCACCGCCGCGGATCTCGTGCCAGCGAAGTCAGGTGTGCGGGCGCAGGCGATGCGCCGCGACGGGTCGCTCGTCGACGACTTCGAGTTTCAACGCGGGCCGCGGCAGTTCCACGTGCTCAACGCGCCATCGCCTGCGGCGACGGCCGCATTGGAGATCGCCGACATGGTGCTCGCCGAAGCCAGGAAGGGTGTCGCATGA
- a CDS encoding lysylphosphatidylglycerol synthase domain-containing protein, translated as MTFEEPTEPTTAPARKSGRAVVINVLRWILIALVVAAAVWQLWVNWEAVAFTIGDLQWHRTTLSFIAVIVGMACATLSWQVLLDDLGKPIGFGRGAQIFLVGQLGKYLPGSIWAYVLQIELGNKAGLARARTFAATLFSVVIAVFAALVCGSVAIPSLMASDPRLSWLPWLYIVLPFAAILLWPPVLTAIVRIGFRILRRPRPDHPVTLSVVAKSLGLAIGSYLAFGTHLWLLADTRQGLTINPWALCVGTMAVAMLAGLAFFLLPSGVGARELVIIAALTPIVGVGPATAYAAVSRVMFILADLLTAGTAAGMAVIARRRLGPYTGDPDPGPAAV; from the coding sequence GTGACCTTCGAAGAGCCGACCGAGCCGACGACGGCGCCAGCCCGCAAGAGCGGGCGCGCGGTCGTCATCAACGTGCTCCGGTGGATCCTCATCGCCCTCGTCGTGGCGGCCGCCGTGTGGCAGCTCTGGGTCAACTGGGAGGCCGTCGCCTTCACGATCGGCGATCTTCAGTGGCATCGCACGACGCTGTCCTTCATCGCCGTGATCGTCGGCATGGCGTGCGCGACCTTGAGCTGGCAGGTGCTCCTCGACGACCTCGGCAAGCCCATCGGCTTCGGCCGCGGCGCGCAGATCTTCCTCGTCGGCCAGCTCGGCAAGTACCTCCCCGGGTCGATCTGGGCGTACGTCCTCCAGATCGAGCTCGGCAACAAGGCGGGGCTCGCCCGCGCCCGCACGTTCGCCGCGACGCTCTTCTCGGTCGTCATCGCGGTCTTCGCGGCGCTGGTGTGCGGCTCGGTGGCGATCCCCTCGCTCATGGCGAGCGATCCGCGGCTCTCGTGGCTGCCGTGGCTGTACATCGTCCTTCCGTTCGCGGCGATCCTGCTGTGGCCGCCGGTCCTCACCGCGATCGTCCGGATCGGATTCAGGATCCTCCGTCGCCCGCGGCCCGACCACCCCGTGACGCTCTCGGTCGTAGCGAAGTCGCTCGGCCTCGCCATCGGGTCTTACCTCGCCTTCGGCACGCACCTCTGGCTGCTCGCCGACACGCGGCAGGGCCTGACCATCAACCCGTGGGCGCTGTGCGTCGGCACGATGGCGGTCGCGATGCTCGCGGGCCTCGCGTTCTTCCTGCTCCCGAGCGGCGTCGGCGCGCGCGAGCTCGTCATCATCGCCGCCCTGACGCCGATCGTCGGCGTCGGCCCCGCGACGGCCTACGCCGCCGTCTCCCGCGTCATGTTCATCCTCGCCGACCTACTCACCGCGGGCACCGCCGCGGGTATGGCCGTCATCGCACGCCGCCGGCTCGGCCCGTACACCGGCGACCCCGACCCCGGCCCCGCCGCCGTCTGA